The following are encoded in a window of Candidatus Fluviicola riflensis genomic DNA:
- a CDS encoding ABC transporter permease: MEEGLQRILIETGEISRFTARFFRELFRRGHEFAEMLRQCFFLGYKSLGLVMTTGFIIGLVITIQSRPTLVQFGAEAWLPGMISVSLVREIVPVVTALICAGKIGSGIGAELGSMKVTEQIDAMDVSGTNPFKFLVVTRVFATTLMVPLLVVFADGVALYGGYLGVNIRGAVSWNLYWAQVLDSLSFGDIVPSIAKTFFFGFAIGLVSCYKGYTTQRGTEGVGRSANAAVVISSLLVFILDLIAVQLTDLLQLT; encoded by the coding sequence ATGGAAGAAGGGTTACAGCGCATCTTGATTGAAACGGGAGAAATCAGTCGTTTTACGGCCCGTTTCTTCCGGGAACTTTTCCGGCGCGGGCACGAGTTTGCCGAAATGTTGCGCCAGTGTTTTTTCCTTGGCTACAAATCACTCGGACTTGTGATGACCACCGGATTCATTATCGGGCTTGTCATCACGATACAGTCTCGACCAACGCTAGTACAATTCGGCGCCGAAGCCTGGTTGCCGGGCATGATCTCTGTTTCACTTGTTCGGGAGATCGTTCCCGTAGTTACAGCACTGATCTGCGCCGGAAAAATTGGCTCTGGTATCGGGGCTGAGCTGGGTTCAATGAAGGTGACCGAGCAGATAGATGCGATGGATGTTTCAGGAACCAATCCTTTCAAATTCCTGGTAGTCACGCGTGTATTCGCTACTACGTTAATGGTTCCGTTGCTGGTAGTATTTGCCGATGGAGTTGCGCTTTACGGCGGATACCTGGGGGTGAATATCCGCGGCGCGGTCAGCTGGAATCTTTATTGGGCACAAGTGCTCGATTCACTTTCATTCGGCGACATTGTTCCCTCCATTGCCAAAACATTCTTTTTCGGTTTCGCCATCGGCCTCGTGAGCTGCTATAAAGGCTATACAACCCAACGTGGAACAGAAGGTGTTGGAAGATCGGCCAATGCCGCCGTAGTAATTTCCTCACTGCTGGTGTTCATTCTCGACCTGATTGCCGTTCAACTCACCGATCTCTTGCAGCTTACATGA
- a CDS encoding ABC transporter ATP-binding protein produces the protein MKSQKIHTDPDVVVRLEHICKSFGENQVLRDFNLVLRRGQTMVVLGKSGSGKSVLIKCIIGLIHPDSGTIRVFQHNLSDIDTRKLDEMRARVGFLFQSNALYDSMTVRENLEFPLRRHRKGMEEAEVDRLVMEALTNVGLPHTTDMMPSELSGGMRKRIALARTIILKPEIILYDEPTTGLDPITGKEISDLIVELGRKYSTSSIIISHDMHCVKKVAEKVVMLIEGKCYAEGTYEELRKSGDEKVRKFFES, from the coding sequence ATGAAATCACAGAAAATTCATACCGATCCCGATGTGGTTGTCCGTTTGGAGCACATCTGCAAATCATTCGGTGAGAATCAGGTTTTACGTGATTTTAATCTCGTACTGCGACGTGGTCAGACCATGGTTGTACTCGGGAAATCCGGATCGGGTAAGTCGGTTCTGATCAAATGCATCATCGGCCTGATCCACCCCGATTCGGGCACGATCCGCGTGTTTCAACACAACCTGTCTGATATTGATACCCGGAAACTAGATGAGATGCGCGCACGCGTTGGATTTCTTTTCCAAAGCAATGCGCTGTACGACTCGATGACCGTTCGGGAAAACCTCGAATTTCCGTTGCGGCGGCACCGCAAAGGCATGGAAGAAGCGGAAGTTGACCGGCTGGTTATGGAAGCGCTGACCAATGTTGGCCTGCCACACACCACCGACATGATGCCGTCGGAACTTTCTGGCGGGATGCGCAAACGGATCGCACTTGCACGGACAATCATCCTGAAACCCGAGATCATTCTTTACGACGAACCGACGACCGGTTTGGACCCGATAACCGGCAAGGAAATCAGCGATCTGATTGTTGAACTTGGCCGGAAATACAGCACGTCTTCGATCATCATTTCGCACGATATGCACTGTGTGAAAAAGGTCGCCGAAAAGGTCGTGATGCTGATAGAAGGAAAGTGCTATGCAGAAGGAACCTATGAAGAGCTCCGGAAATCCGGTGACGAAAAGGTCAGAAAATTCTTTGAATCATGA
- a CDS encoding MBL fold metallo-hydrolase: MKQKKNVTIQFLGAAGTVTGSKYLVETPDMHLLVDCGLFQGLKELRRINWMPLPVDVPAIDAVILTHGHLDHVGYLPLLVKQGFSGPIYATVPTMEIARLILLDSARIQEEDAERANRGGYSRHDPALPLYTVKEAEAVFPLFVTAELDNWMNLSETVSFRFQYNGHIIGATFVELSIGDKMLVFSGDIGRPKDPLLFPPQKPEHADFLFIESTYGNREHREDPKEQLAETIRKAASKQGTILIPSFAVERTQLLMYYLWELRQEKAIPHIPIYMDSPMGTHVLDVFSNNLYWHRISPAVSDRVRGCIHLVRKAQETTELAKSNAPKIIIAASGMATGGRILTYFEHFLGDANATILLVGHQGEGTRGRALLDGIDEIKMRGKYWKVRANIVLVEGLSAHADRDELIDWMSALRRKPEQVFIVHGEQEASEALKTEIRKVYGLEAIIPERGMKTELFKL; the protein is encoded by the coding sequence ATGAAGCAGAAAAAAAATGTCACAATACAATTTTTAGGTGCTGCCGGCACTGTTACAGGTTCCAAATACCTGGTCGAAACTCCTGACATGCATTTGTTGGTAGACTGCGGTCTTTTTCAGGGATTGAAAGAACTCAGGAGAATCAACTGGATGCCGCTTCCGGTGGATGTTCCGGCGATTGATGCAGTGATTCTCACACACGGGCACCTTGATCATGTGGGTTATCTGCCTCTTCTTGTCAAACAGGGATTCTCCGGCCCGATTTACGCCACTGTACCCACCATGGAGATTGCCAGGCTTATTTTACTTGACAGTGCGCGGATACAGGAAGAAGATGCTGAACGTGCGAACAGGGGAGGTTATAGCAGACACGATCCGGCGCTACCACTTTACACAGTGAAGGAAGCCGAAGCTGTTTTCCCGTTGTTCGTAACTGCAGAGCTGGATAATTGGATGAATCTTAGCGAAACGGTTTCTTTTCGTTTCCAGTATAACGGACATATCATTGGCGCTACGTTTGTTGAATTGTCAATAGGAGACAAGATGCTCGTGTTTTCCGGAGACATTGGCCGGCCCAAAGATCCGTTGCTTTTTCCACCTCAAAAACCGGAACACGCGGATTTTCTGTTCATCGAATCGACCTATGGCAACAGAGAGCATCGGGAAGACCCGAAGGAACAACTGGCTGAAACGATCCGGAAGGCAGCGTCCAAACAAGGAACTATTCTCATTCCAAGCTTTGCTGTGGAACGCACACAGCTTCTGATGTATTACCTCTGGGAACTGCGCCAGGAGAAAGCCATTCCTCATATCCCAATCTATATGGATAGTCCGATGGGTACTCATGTGCTCGATGTTTTTAGTAATAACCTTTACTGGCATCGGATTTCTCCGGCAGTTTCAGATAGAGTCCGGGGTTGTATACACCTTGTTCGAAAGGCACAGGAAACGACCGAACTGGCAAAAAGCAATGCACCAAAGATTATTATTGCCGCCTCGGGAATGGCAACAGGCGGACGGATTCTGACTTATTTTGAGCATTTCCTCGGTGACGCTAATGCTACCATTCTACTTGTCGGTCATCAAGGCGAAGGCACACGTGGAAGAGCGCTGCTCGACGGCATCGACGAAATAAAGATGCGCGGGAAATATTGGAAGGTCAGAGCCAATATTGTTCTTGTGGAAGGACTATCCGCACATGCTGATCGAGATGAACTCATTGACTGGATGAGTGCTCTGCGAAGAAAACCCGAACAGGTATTCATTGTTCATGGAGAGCAGGAGGCTTCTGAAGCTCTGAAGACTGAGATCAGGAAAGTCTATGGACTTGAGGCTATAATTCCGGAAAGAGGGATGAAAACAGAATTGTTCAAGCTGTAA
- a CDS encoding ATPase, with amino-acid sequence MKTEETVYITKASGDRMPFSEDRLRKSLFRSGAAREQVERILDEVRGQLFEGMPTKKIYKIAFALLKEGSRHLAARYHLKQAIMELGPSGFPFEQYVAGILQHQGYRIKTGQIVPGHCVNHEIDVIAELNNDCILIECKYHNYQGIITNVKIPLYIHARFQDVQQEWCLHPSRKEKKFRFRIVTNTRFSEDAIRYAACTGIELLGWDFPMKGSLKEQIDTLALYPITCLTSITKAEKQKLLDRKIVLCKSLLDNEKLVSNLGVRGTRLAVVLNEVKQLCHDLNTVTEKHRKNNSLKPAP; translated from the coding sequence ATGAAAACGGAAGAAACAGTTTACATCACTAAAGCCTCCGGCGACCGTATGCCTTTTTCGGAGGATCGTCTTCGCAAGTCGCTCTTTCGCTCCGGAGCAGCACGTGAACAGGTAGAGCGTATCCTCGACGAGGTTAGAGGGCAGCTTTTTGAAGGGATGCCTACCAAAAAGATTTATAAAATCGCTTTTGCTTTGCTGAAAGAAGGCTCGCGACATCTGGCGGCACGCTATCATCTCAAACAGGCTATTATGGAGCTGGGACCTTCCGGTTTTCCATTCGAGCAATATGTTGCAGGGATTCTGCAACACCAGGGATACAGAATAAAGACCGGCCAGATTGTACCCGGCCATTGCGTCAATCATGAAATCGACGTTATTGCTGAATTAAACAACGATTGCATCCTGATTGAATGCAAGTATCACAATTACCAGGGAATTATAACCAACGTTAAGATCCCGCTTTACATCCATGCACGTTTTCAGGATGTACAACAGGAATGGTGCCTGCATCCGTCACGCAAGGAAAAAAAATTCCGCTTCCGGATCGTCACAAATACACGATTCTCTGAAGATGCAATACGTTACGCAGCCTGCACCGGAATCGAACTGCTTGGCTGGGATTTCCCTATGAAAGGCAGCCTCAAGGAGCAGATCGATACGCTGGCCCTTTATCCGATTACGTGCCTTACTTCTATTACAAAAGCTGAAAAACAGAAGCTGCTCGACCGCAAGATCGTACTCTGCAAATCGTTGTTGGACAACGAAAAGTTAGTGAGCAATCTGGGAGTTCGCGGCACACGCCTCGCTGTTGTCCTCAACGAAGTGAAACAGCTGTGCCACGATCTTAATACAGTAACTGAAAAACACCGAAAAAATAATTCTTTAAAACCCGCACCATGA
- a CDS encoding ornithine aminotransferase codes for MKTDLELQKVVMEELQWQPTLKPSKIGVSVSNGVVTLSGMVDNYGQKRDAENAVLGVEGVKAIADDLEVSLHQENVRTDTEIAEAAINTLTWHSLVPKDKITVRVENGWITAEGKVSWIYEKNAVKNALSYLPGVKGITNLVTIVPGIDDGNVKRNIKAAFERNASIDANNIHVGHSGNKVILTGTVRSYAERHDAEKVAGNAPGVTQVDNQLEVKIPNYLS; via the coding sequence ATGAAAACAGATCTGGAATTGCAGAAAGTTGTGATGGAAGAGCTTCAGTGGCAGCCCACGCTCAAGCCTTCGAAAATTGGTGTTTCTGTGAGCAATGGAGTAGTGACCTTATCTGGAATGGTGGATAATTATGGTCAAAAACGTGATGCAGAGAATGCTGTCTTAGGCGTTGAAGGCGTCAAAGCAATTGCAGACGACCTCGAGGTAAGCCTACACCAGGAAAATGTTCGCACAGATACAGAAATTGCCGAAGCCGCAATCAACACCCTTACGTGGCATTCACTCGTCCCGAAAGACAAGATCACAGTGCGTGTTGAGAACGGATGGATTACTGCCGAAGGCAAGGTCAGCTGGATTTATGAGAAAAATGCTGTGAAAAACGCGCTTTCCTATCTTCCTGGCGTCAAGGGAATCACGAACCTGGTTACCATTGTGCCGGGAATCGACGACGGGAACGTAAAAAGAAACATCAAAGCCGCTTTTGAGCGCAATGCAAGTATCGACGCGAACAATATTCATGTCGGCCATTCAGGTAATAAGGTTATCCTCACGGGAACGGTTCGTTCCTATGCAGAAAGACACGATGCGGAAAAAGTCGCCGGCAATGCTCCGGGAGTTACGCAAGTTGATAACCAACTGGAGGTTAAAATCCCGAATTATTTATCCTGA
- the hemN gene encoding oxygen-independent coproporphyrinogen III oxidase: MNKLIAKYNQAVPRYTSYPTVPYWDAEKPSQETWKLLIKETFIRSNESEGISLYIHLPFCESLCTYCGCNTRITVNHRVEEPYIEALLAEWKLYIDLFEEKPRIREIHLGGGTPTFFSHDNLGYLLDGILQRAELCTDAALSFEGHPDSTSSRHLAVLYQKGFRRISLGIQDFDEHVQRAIHRFQTEETVEEVTVLARSMGYDSVNYDLIYGLPLQTVESMMETINKVIRLRPDRIAFYSYAHVPWMKPGQRAYSEADLPDAETKRLLYELGRTAFEVAGYVEIGMDHFALKQDPLTKAAKQGKLHRNFMGYGTLHTQLLIGLGVSAISDTWHGFAQNEKIIESYQTRVAKGEFPFFKGHVLTEEDLILRRHILSLMCRFETSWELEEEKCEGLYAGLARLSDPIADELVIVEPFRLSVTKKGRPFLRNICMVFDARLWASESKATVFSKAI, encoded by the coding sequence ATGAACAAACTGATTGCCAAATACAACCAGGCAGTACCACGCTACACGAGTTATCCAACCGTTCCTTATTGGGATGCGGAAAAACCTTCGCAGGAAACCTGGAAACTGTTGATCAAAGAAACCTTCATCCGCTCGAACGAGTCGGAAGGGATCAGTCTTTATATTCATCTTCCTTTCTGCGAAAGTCTTTGTACTTATTGCGGATGCAATACGCGAATCACTGTCAATCACCGTGTGGAAGAGCCCTATATCGAAGCTTTACTGGCAGAGTGGAAGCTTTACATTGACCTGTTTGAAGAAAAACCGCGCATCCGGGAAATTCACCTTGGTGGTGGAACGCCTACCTTCTTCAGTCATGACAACCTGGGCTACTTGCTTGACGGGATTCTCCAACGGGCCGAACTCTGCACGGATGCTGCGCTGAGTTTTGAAGGTCACCCCGACAGTACCAGTTCTCGCCACCTGGCGGTGCTTTACCAAAAAGGTTTCCGCCGCATTAGTCTGGGTATACAGGATTTCGACGAGCATGTCCAACGGGCTATTCACCGCTTCCAAACAGAGGAAACCGTTGAAGAAGTCACAGTTCTCGCGCGTTCGATGGGCTACGATTCTGTCAATTATGACCTGATTTATGGCCTGCCGTTGCAAACGGTTGAGAGTATGATGGAAACCATAAATAAAGTTATCCGCTTGCGTCCTGACCGCATTGCTTTTTACAGTTATGCGCATGTTCCATGGATGAAGCCCGGACAACGTGCTTATTCGGAAGCGGACCTGCCTGATGCTGAAACGAAGAGACTGTTGTACGAGTTGGGCAGAACAGCCTTTGAAGTGGCCGGTTATGTTGAAATCGGAATGGATCATTTCGCTTTGAAGCAGGATCCGCTTACTAAAGCGGCAAAACAAGGAAAACTGCACCGCAATTTCATGGGATACGGCACTTTGCACACACAACTTCTGATCGGGTTGGGAGTGTCTGCGATCAGTGATACCTGGCATGGCTTTGCGCAAAATGAGAAAATTATAGAATCTTATCAGACACGCGTTGCGAAAGGTGAATTTCCGTTCTTCAAAGGGCATGTACTCACAGAAGAAGACCTCATTCTGCGCCGGCACATTCTCTCACTAATGTGTCGTTTCGAAACGAGCTGGGAGCTGGAGGAAGAAAAGTGCGAAGGACTGTATGCCGGCCTGGCGCGACTTTCAGATCCTATTGCAGATGAACTTGTGATTGTGGAACCATTTCGCTTGTCTGTTACCAAAAAGGGACGCCCTTTCCTGCGTAACATCTGTATGGTTTTCGATGCCCGGCTTTGGGCCTCGGAATCGAAGGCAACAGTTTTCAGCAAAGCCATCTGA
- the ccoG gene encoding cytochrome c oxidase accessory protein CcoG produces the protein MDKQAEYHPDESFRDSVSTISKEGRRSWIYAQRPKGKFYTARSIVSIFYLILFFSLPFVRVHGDPFFLFNILERRFVFFGVTFWPQDFFLFGIGMLVFIVFVVLFTVVFGRIFCGWICPQTIFMEMVFRRIEYWIEGDATYQKQLTAMPWNGEKLLKRGGKHVVFFLFAFLISNTFLAYIIGTDQLFSIIREPVSMHVGGFISLLVFTGIFYAVYAWFREQVCLIACPYGRLQGVMTDRNTLLVAYDYIRGEPRGKYRKTEGALPIGDCIDCFQCVKVCPVAIDIRNGTQLECTNCTACIDACDFMMEKTGHPKGLIRYASENGIAKGERLKITPRIIAYSIVLIGLIGILAVLLITRKDVDATILRTPGMLYQEQDNGRISNLYNIKLVNKTHNDAPITLRLENQEGMIKIVGKPILAAKTSETSGTFFIFLPKNKLTDRKTKLRVSIWSKGKLLQTVKTNFMGPSR, from the coding sequence ATGGACAAACAGGCAGAATACCATCCGGATGAAAGTTTTCGTGACAGTGTGTCGACCATTTCGAAAGAAGGGCGCCGTAGCTGGATTTATGCCCAGCGACCGAAGGGGAAGTTCTATACTGCCCGCAGTATTGTAAGCATCTTTTACCTTATCCTGTTCTTTTCTCTTCCGTTCGTCCGGGTACATGGCGATCCGTTCTTCCTGTTTAATATTCTTGAACGCCGCTTTGTTTTTTTCGGAGTGACGTTCTGGCCACAGGATTTTTTCCTGTTCGGAATCGGGATGCTTGTCTTCATTGTTTTCGTTGTCCTTTTTACGGTTGTTTTCGGGCGCATATTTTGTGGCTGGATCTGTCCTCAGACTATTTTCATGGAAATGGTCTTTCGTCGAATCGAATATTGGATCGAAGGAGATGCAACGTATCAAAAGCAACTGACCGCGATGCCGTGGAACGGTGAAAAACTACTCAAGCGGGGCGGCAAACATGTTGTTTTCTTTTTGTTCGCCTTTCTGATTTCGAATACGTTTCTTGCATACATCATCGGTACCGATCAACTGTTCAGTATCATTCGGGAGCCGGTCTCGATGCATGTCGGCGGGTTCATTTCCTTGCTGGTGTTTACCGGTATTTTCTACGCTGTGTATGCCTGGTTTCGCGAGCAGGTTTGCCTGATCGCTTGTCCGTATGGAAGGTTGCAGGGCGTCATGACCGATAGAAACACATTGTTGGTCGCTTACGACTACATACGTGGCGAACCTCGCGGGAAGTACCGTAAAACGGAAGGGGCTTTACCGATCGGCGATTGCATTGACTGCTTCCAGTGTGTCAAAGTCTGCCCGGTTGCTATCGATATCCGTAACGGAACACAGTTGGAATGCACGAATTGTACGGCTTGTATCGACGCCTGCGATTTTATGATGGAAAAGACCGGACATCCGAAAGGCTTGATTCGCTATGCTTCTGAAAATGGGATTGCCAAAGGTGAACGCCTGAAGATCACGCCGCGTATTATTGCGTACTCGATTGTGCTCATCGGTCTGATCGGTATTCTCGCAGTGCTGTTGATTACCCGAAAGGATGTTGACGCGACGATCCTTCGCACACCGGGCATGTTATATCAGGAGCAGGATAATGGAAGGATCAGCAATCTGTACAACATTAAGCTGGTCAATAAGACACACAACGATGCTCCGATAACGCTTCGCCTGGAGAACCAGGAAGGAATGATAAAAATAGTCGGTAAACCAATCCTAGCGGCAAAAACGTCCGAAACCTCGGGTACCTTTTTCATTTTTTTGCCGAAAAACAAATTGACGGACCGAAAAACAAAGCTCCGCGTGAGTATCTGGTCGAAAGGCAAGCTGCTGCAAACTGTCAAAACGAATTTCATGGGCCCGTCCCGATAA
- a CDS encoding CcoQ/FixQ family Cbb3-type cytochrome c oxidase assembly chaperone encodes MKFIHYLESIMGIGIFPLISLIIFFTFFTILLLYVIRADKQHIKDLKQIPLENNDPSTLQKKQS; translated from the coding sequence ATGAAATTCATTCATTATCTCGAATCAATTATGGGAATCGGTATTTTTCCGTTAATCTCGCTGATCATCTTTTTTACATTCTTCACGATCCTGCTTCTATATGTGATTCGTGCCGACAAACAGCATATCAAGGATCTGAAGCAGATCCCGCTAGAGAACAATGATCCGTCCACCCTTCAGAAAAAACAGTCATGA
- a CDS encoding cytochrome C oxidase Cbb3 (CcoN/CcoO FixN/FixO) yields MEVEKFSYDNKIVKQFAFATIIWGLIGMTVGLLAAIQLVWPIFNFETSYLTFGRIRPLHTNAVIFAFVGNGIFMGVYYSLQRLCKARMFSDRLGQIHFWGWQLIILSAVLTLPLGLTTGKEYAELEWPIDIAITLIWVVFGWNMFGTILRRRERHLYVAIWFYIATFVTVAVLHIVNSFELPVSLFKSYSWYAGVQDALVQWWYGHNAVAFFLTTPYLGLMYYFIPKAANRPVYSYRLSIIHFWALIFLYIWAGPHHLLYTSLPDWAQSLGVVFSIMLIAPSWGGMINGLLTLRGAWDKVREDVVLKFLVVAVTAYGMATFEGPLLSLKSVNAIGHFTDWIVAHVHVGALGWNGFLTFGILYWLIPRIFRTEIWSKKLASWHFWLGTLGILFYAIPLYWAGFMQSLMWKEFTEEGMLKYPNFLETVVQIRPMYIARSLGGGLYLIGALLMGYNLWRTVRAGSFLANEEAEAAPLAKVEKSHGKEHWHRWIERRPVQLMIASLVVILIGGIIEMVPTFLVKSNVPTISHVKPYTPLELQGRDIYVREGCYTCHSQMIRPFRSETARYGEYSKAGEFVYDHPFQWGSKRTGPDLHRIGAKYPDSWHYNHMLDPGSMSPGSIMPSYPWLLDDDLDTASTPSKIRAMVTLGVPYPKGFDKQANKMLMQQADSISARLKRDGIETSSNKEIIALIAYLQRLGTDIKAGSAAKK; encoded by the coding sequence ATGGAAGTCGAAAAATTCTCCTATGACAACAAAATTGTAAAACAATTTGCGTTTGCCACCATCATCTGGGGGCTGATCGGAATGACGGTCGGATTGCTGGCCGCCATTCAACTGGTATGGCCGATATTCAATTTCGAGACCAGCTACCTGACTTTTGGTCGAATTCGTCCGCTTCACACCAATGCGGTCATTTTTGCGTTCGTCGGCAACGGGATCTTTATGGGTGTTTATTATTCTCTGCAACGCCTTTGTAAGGCCCGAATGTTCAGCGACCGCTTAGGCCAGATCCATTTTTGGGGCTGGCAGCTCATTATTTTGTCGGCCGTGCTGACTCTACCTCTTGGCCTTACGACTGGTAAAGAATATGCTGAACTGGAATGGCCGATTGACATTGCAATCACACTGATCTGGGTTGTGTTTGGATGGAACATGTTCGGTACCATTCTTCGCCGTCGTGAACGGCACCTGTATGTTGCTATTTGGTTTTACATCGCCACATTCGTGACAGTAGCAGTACTTCATATTGTTAATTCCTTTGAGCTACCGGTGAGTTTGTTCAAAAGTTACTCCTGGTATGCAGGTGTTCAGGATGCACTGGTACAGTGGTGGTATGGGCACAATGCGGTGGCATTCTTTCTGACAACACCATATCTCGGACTGATGTACTATTTTATTCCGAAAGCCGCCAACAGGCCGGTTTATTCCTACCGTCTTTCCATCATTCATTTCTGGGCATTGATCTTTCTGTATATCTGGGCCGGTCCGCATCACTTGTTGTATACATCGCTTCCTGATTGGGCACAATCCCTTGGGGTCGTATTCTCCATTATGCTGATTGCACCATCCTGGGGTGGAATGATCAACGGCCTTTTGACTTTGCGTGGTGCGTGGGACAAAGTCCGTGAAGACGTTGTTTTGAAATTCCTCGTTGTTGCAGTCACTGCTTATGGTATGGCCACTTTTGAAGGACCGTTGCTTTCATTGAAGAGCGTAAATGCGATCGGCCACTTTACAGACTGGATTGTTGCGCATGTACATGTTGGCGCGCTGGGCTGGAATGGCTTCCTGACATTTGGTATTCTCTACTGGCTGATCCCGAGAATTTTCCGTACTGAAATTTGGTCGAAAAAACTGGCGTCCTGGCATTTCTGGCTTGGAACACTAGGTATCCTGTTCTATGCGATCCCGCTTTATTGGGCTGGTTTCATGCAAAGCCTAATGTGGAAAGAGTTCACGGAAGAAGGTATGTTGAAATATCCGAATTTCCTTGAGACGGTTGTTCAAATCCGACCGATGTATATCGCTCGTTCCCTTGGCGGAGGACTTTATCTTATCGGAGCTTTGCTAATGGGTTACAACCTTTGGAGAACAGTTCGTGCAGGTTCTTTCCTTGCAAACGAAGAGGCGGAAGCGGCTCCACTTGCTAAAGTTGAAAAATCGCATGGAAAAGAGCACTGGCACCGCTGGATTGAGCGCAGACCTGTTCAGTTGATGATCGCAAGCCTTGTAGTCATCCTTATTGGTGGTATTATTGAAATGGTACCGACTTTCCTTGTAAAGTCCAATGTACCGACGATCAGCCATGTGAAACCATATACGCCGCTTGAACTACAGGGGCGGGATATTTACGTCAGGGAAGGCTGTTATACCTGCCATTCCCAGATGATCCGTCCGTTCCGTTCTGAAACTGCCCGCTACGGTGAATATTCGAAGGCCGGTGAATTCGTCTACGATCACCCGTTCCAATGGGGATCTAAACGTACAGGCCCGGATTTGCACCGTATAGGCGCAAAGTATCCGGATTCCTGGCACTACAACCACATGTTGGACCCGGGAAGTATGTCTCCCGGTTCTATCATGCCATCCTATCCATGGTTACTTGATGACGATCTTGATACGGCTTCTACGCCGTCAAAGATCCGTGCGATGGTGACCTTGGGTGTGCCATATCCCAAAGGGTTTGACAAACAGGCGAATAAAATGCTTATGCAACAGGCCGACAGCATTTCAGCGCGCTTGAAGAGGGACGGTATCGAAACTTCTTCCAATAAAGAAATCATTGCCCTGATTGCTTACCTGCAACGCTTAGGAACAGATATTAAAGCCGGTTCGGCAGCTAAAAAATAA
- the ccoS gene encoding cbb3-type cytochrome oxidase assembly protein CcoS, producing MSALYLLIGTSLLVALGFLGGFLWAVRKGQYEDDYTPSVRMLFENKPSKEKEPTK from the coding sequence ATGAGTGCATTGTATCTACTTATCGGAACCAGCCTGCTGGTAGCCCTCGGATTCCTGGGAGGCTTTTTATGGGCGGTCAGGAAGGGCCAGTATGAAGATGATTACACGCCATCTGTGCGTATGCTCTTCGAAAATAAACCTTCAAAAGAAAAAGAACCCACAAAATAA